Genomic window (Ostrea edulis chromosome 9, xbOstEdul1.1, whole genome shotgun sequence):
tgtgcgtgtgtcataaatatagatatcaaaatctattttttagTCGAATTTCATCACAATCTTACAATGTTGAGCCAATGTTGTATTCCCAACTAACCTCGGTACCAGTATGAAAGTGATAAGTTGACATTGGCCCAATGTTGGGCCAGCATTGTGTTGACAACATACTCCGGCAATTAATTAGTCACAATATTacaacgttggcccaatgttGGGCCAATGTTGTATTCCCGACTAACCCCGGCATCAGAGTATGAACGTGATATGTTGACATTGGTCCGATGTTGGGCCAACGTTGTTTAGCCAACGCCAACCATCGGCCAACGGTCCAACCATTAGCCAACGTTGGGCCAACGTAGTCATGCTATCTGGGAATTATTTTGGTTCAAAACATCTAAATTTAAATACCCCAGAAACGAAAGGGACATTCCCACAAAAACTGAGTCCACATTAATTAAACATTTAATTATGTATTGAAGAATTGCACTATTTGATTCTAGAAGCACTTTTTACACACGTGGACTGAGCTTACATACTAATTGATGAGATTCCTAAATTGATACACCGGTGCAGTTATTTTAATGACCAACACCCACGTCAGAGGAAAAACCCAGAGTCTAAATATAGCAAGCCGTGGGCGCAGTTAAAATGGCGGCGGAAGATGTACCTCGATGTCCGGCCTGTCGAAGAAAACAAACCCTGACACCTGTACCCGAGTCCGAACAACTCttaattgtaaacaatgcatgtCAGTACTGCAGGAAGCTCCAGAAAACTTTCGTCGATATCCCGTCCTCTCATAGACCTCAATTTAATCGAAGTGCATCGTGCCCAGCCGGATCCAAAGTTTCTGTAGTGACCTATCTGCCGGAGGGTGAAAATGTGATAGACTTTCTGACACAAGAGGAGGATAAAGAAAATGACGCAAACGATTCCATGGATGATGTAAAAATTGACATTGACACTGATGCAAGTGAGGTGTTTCCGAGGCAACCCGCTGGTCGGGTTAGCAAGCAAACTATTTTCAATGTAATCCTCTGTTTGGTGCTGGTTCTGATACTGGTCGTGCTgctatatatattatttgtaaaacactCTCCAAATGATGAGGACCACACGCACCATTCCTCGGTAAGTGTAggaattttaatgaaattttatacaacatatgattatataatgtatacatataagTGTCTTGCATGTATGTCTTTCCAAATTGCATCTTCTGcagtattgtatattttcagtTTTTCCATCATTCAATTTCAAAGCAATGTTGAAACTTATTGCGCAACATATTTTGTATcagaatatatttaaaattgatCACAATAGCACTTTGTTAAAATTGTTGAAACTGTCCTTGATTGATGAATAAACATATTCTATTACATGTCATTTCAAGTTCAAGCGATGAAACCCACCATAGATAAGACGCCGTTCGCGATTGTTTTCATATGAAAGTGTTAcagtgtaaaatattttcgtCCCATTCATTGGTAATTTTGTAATGACTATTTTTAACTTGATTCCCCGAAATCTAGTGCAAAGGTTATCATTAACcaatgattttctttcttttttttagcGTCCCCTGAACTTTAACCCTCCCAGGAATGTGACAGGTAAGCAGTTCATTCATGATTTAGATACACATTTAGCTATGAGTAATCGCTAACCACAGTTTACAACCTTGAGTTTACGGAAGTGCAGACTTGATTATCTTGCAAATCAAATCCTATAACACACATACTGCCCCATATAGATGTAATcttttattatcatgatttaaTATCAGTTTTGttcagaaaaatattttaatcttttattgtcatattttattatcaaatttgtacatgaaaatatttacatatgtttACTTATATGTTGTCATTATCTCATTCGTTCCAGGGGTACCCAATCATGGACATCCCTGCATGTCACAAAGTGTGTTTGTCGTGGACTCCTCAAAGCTTGGAGGTTAGATACTATGATCTTGCTATTAATCTATTTAATCAGACATACAACATATACTACATTTTGGCATCCAACACTGAATCTCTAGTTTTAATCAGACTATCAGCTGACCTAAAGGATTAATAACACACTAGCCAAATCTAGTAGAAGCATCTTGAATTTAACACTACCACATTGGCATAAGACTTTATATAGCGTGAATTGTCTTCTTTCAGTCGGCTCCAGCCAGCAACCCAATGTTCCCTTTACGCTAGTAAACTCCACAGATATGGGCGTGAATCTGACGGAGGATGGACGGACCGTCATCTTCAACAATCCGGGACACTACGACATTGACGTGGATTTTATAATGGACACCTACAGCCTGGACAGTTTCTCTGATGACCGCCCATACCAGCAGTCCGTGTGTCTGAGTATCACGGGAAGATCTCAGGTCTGTCGCCCTCTTATCATGCACAGATGGATGAGAATGTCACTCAGAGTCAACGCTGATTTCCAAGCGCATCCTGGACAGAGACTGTCAGTTTTTGTGGTAAACCGTAGGATGCTGTTTCCGGATCCAAACGGAAACATACTAACTATCATAAAAAAGTTCTGCTAATTCATAATGGACGAATTTCGCGGAATTCTTGACAAACATTTGGCATTTGATGTCTGTATAAAACCCCCACAAATAATTCCAAGCATTAT
Coding sequences:
- the LOC125659692 gene encoding uncharacterized protein LOC125659692; this encodes MAAEDVPRCPACRRKQTLTPVPESEQLLIVNNACQYCRKLQKTFVDIPSSHRPQFNRSASCPAGSKVSVVTYLPEGENVIDFLTQEEDKENDANDSMDDVKIDIDTDASEVFPRQPAGRVSKQTIFNVILCLVLVLILVVLLYILFVKHSPNDEDHTHHSSRPLNFNPPRNVTGVPNHGHPCMSQSVFVVDSSKLGVGSSQQPNVPFTLVNSTDMGVNLTEDGRTVIFNNPGHYDIDVDFIMDTYSLDSFSDDRPYQQSVCLSITGRSQVCRPLIMHRWMRMSLRVNADFQAHPGQRLSVFVVNRRMLFPDPNGNILTIIKKFC